The Microbacterium horticulturae genome has a window encoding:
- a CDS encoding carbohydrate ABC transporter permease: MTHALPHSAPDGDYEMDPLPSGPLTTIAEVRERAESRGRLRPERHRHPMRWLIMAALVVLSVVFAYPFIWLISASFKPRSDVFDNRLIPQTFTFDNYVTVWQQAPLALWLVNTVVVTALAAVTVTLSSAMVAWGFAYFRFRGRGFLFGLVLATMMLPGAVTMIPTFLIWNALGMVGTLVPLWAQNLFGSAFYIFLIRQFMLALPRDLFDAARVDGASQWAVFWRVALPLSRPALAVALIFEVQASWTDLMRALIYLRDDTTFTVPRGLKSLVDAFGFGGEWHWEIIVTASVIATVPMIVVFFLGQRQIVHGVSAGGIKG; the protein is encoded by the coding sequence ATGACACATGCTCTCCCGCACAGCGCACCCGACGGCGACTACGAGATGGATCCGCTGCCGAGCGGACCGCTGACGACGATCGCCGAGGTGCGTGAACGCGCCGAATCGCGCGGACGCCTACGCCCCGAGCGCCATCGTCATCCGATGCGGTGGCTGATCATGGCGGCCCTGGTCGTGCTGTCGGTCGTGTTCGCGTACCCGTTCATCTGGCTCATCAGCGCCTCGTTCAAGCCCCGCAGTGACGTCTTCGACAACCGGCTCATCCCGCAGACGTTCACATTCGACAATTACGTAACGGTCTGGCAGCAGGCGCCCCTCGCACTCTGGCTGGTGAACACGGTCGTGGTGACGGCGCTGGCCGCCGTCACCGTCACGCTCTCGAGCGCCATGGTCGCATGGGGCTTCGCGTATTTCCGGTTTCGGGGACGCGGGTTCCTCTTCGGGCTCGTGCTGGCGACGATGATGCTGCCGGGTGCCGTCACCATGATCCCCACCTTCCTCATCTGGAATGCGCTGGGCATGGTGGGCACTCTCGTGCCGCTGTGGGCGCAGAATCTCTTCGGAAGCGCCTTCTACATCTTCTTGATACGGCAGTTCATGCTCGCACTGCCCCGCGACCTCTTCGACGCCGCGCGCGTGGACGGGGCATCGCAGTGGGCCGTGTTCTGGAGGGTGGCACTCCCCCTCAGCCGGCCTGCGCTGGCGGTCGCGCTGATCTTCGAGGTGCAGGCGTCGTGGACCGACCTGATGCGCGCCCTCATCTACCTGCGCGACGACACCACGTTCACCGTGCCGCGCGGGTTGAAGTCACTCGTGGACGCCTTCGGTTTCGGCGGCGAATGGCACTGGGAGATCATCGTCACCGCCAGTGTGATCGCCACCGTGCCGATGATCGTCGTCTTCTTCTTGGGCCAACGTCAGATCGTGCACGGTGTCAGCGCGGGCGGAATCAAGGGCTGA
- a CDS encoding carbohydrate ABC transporter permease yields MSAVDASRVPATVDRARSRRRARRRNSRSALLFLSPWLIGFGVFTAWPLIYSVYLSLTDYDVINDPHFIGGQNYVELFQDPKVALALGNTLFFTVIQVPLHVLVALVLALLLNRAGRSAGVFRTIFYLPKMTPPVAVGILFLLLFNGQNGLINTVLGWFGITGPAWTTDPAWVKPGLILMSLWTVGASVIILLAALQNVPDELYESARLDGAGFWRQSMSVTLPMISPALFFIIVINTIGALQTFDEAYTAFFGSGNTTYSNDAALFYVIYLFQQAFEFLHMGYASAMAWVLFALIMAVTAVQLIVSRRLVYYEGETDR; encoded by the coding sequence ATGAGCGCCGTCGATGCCTCCCGCGTCCCGGCGACCGTGGACCGTGCCCGGTCCCGGCGCCGGGCACGGCGGCGGAACTCCCGCTCGGCGCTGCTGTTCCTGTCGCCCTGGTTGATCGGCTTCGGGGTGTTCACGGCATGGCCGCTGATCTACAGCGTGTACCTCTCGCTGACGGACTACGACGTCATCAACGACCCGCACTTCATCGGCGGGCAGAATTACGTCGAGCTGTTCCAAGACCCCAAGGTCGCCCTCGCCCTGGGCAATACGCTGTTCTTCACTGTCATCCAGGTGCCCCTGCACGTGCTTGTCGCACTCGTGCTCGCGCTGCTCCTGAACCGCGCCGGCAGGAGCGCCGGAGTCTTCCGCACCATCTTCTACCTGCCCAAGATGACCCCGCCGGTGGCCGTCGGCATCCTCTTCCTCCTCCTGTTCAACGGACAGAACGGACTCATCAACACCGTGCTCGGGTGGTTCGGCATCACGGGACCTGCCTGGACGACCGATCCTGCCTGGGTCAAGCCCGGGCTGATCCTGATGAGCCTGTGGACGGTCGGCGCATCGGTCATCATCTTGCTGGCCGCACTGCAGAACGTTCCCGATGAGCTGTATGAATCGGCGCGGCTGGACGGCGCCGGCTTCTGGCGCCAATCCATGAGCGTGACGCTCCCCATGATCAGCCCGGCGCTCTTCTTCATCATCGTGATCAACACCATCGGAGCGCTGCAGACCTTCGACGAGGCGTACACGGCCTTCTTCGGATCGGGCAACACGACCTACAGCAACGACGCCGCGCTCTTCTATGTGATCTATCTCTTCCAGCAGGCGTTCGAGTTCTTGCACATGGGCTACGCGTCGGCGATGGCGTGGGTGCTGTTCGCGCTGATCATGGCCGTCACCGCCGTCCAGCTCATCGTGTCGCGCCGCCTCGTCTACTACGAAGGGGAGACGGACCGATGA